Proteins from one methanogenic archaeon mixed culture ISO4-G1 genomic window:
- a CDS encoding cell surface protein: MFSKIKFTALFAVLVMALAGAAVFMADSNETEAIGEDLSGTYGTPTNINIAPGYRWTYTPDFPSDLTQYLTVSLQVNDSNVGSVSGKTVTVNIPTNASTGTKYNVVIKATMTSPVTQTAYQYVTFTVVSGLSVSGTINDIIKGSNINFTPTGTSGMGTVTWAVQSGKTLPAGLSLTNGVVSGTPTALGAQTVYLTATAPGGETKNLEVSFTVYSKIVGGAAQTITSYNSNVSSTAITNGEDIGVTWAVTSGTLPAGFTLNSSTGVVSGKSAAVQSTTVTITGTSSHGPSQTATKQITIQSEPSLTLSCSGSILTYKNNSAEKSVSMTSSDSSPKTWTITDFSGASISNGTLKVKNSTAVGMNQKITVTCQTAYGQTRVCDVTVSVEDTLAITGDSVLNIIAGATGGNTSAFTVTGGSGNTLAASTEATGLNVSIVNGQLHAQKSAIGTGAEVTVTVTSAAGQTASTTVTVNAYSQLIFTSAPTGGAIIYAV; the protein is encoded by the coding sequence ATGTTTAGCAAGATCAAGTTCACTGCACTTTTCGCTGTACTCGTCATGGCGCTCGCAGGAGCGGCCGTCTTCATGGCCGATTCCAACGAGACAGAAGCCATAGGCGAGGACCTCAGCGGAACGTACGGAACACCTACGAACATCAACATCGCTCCGGGATACAGGTGGACCTACACCCCTGACTTCCCCAGCGATCTGACGCAGTACCTTACGGTCTCCCTCCAGGTCAACGATTCCAATGTCGGATCCGTCAGCGGAAAGACCGTGACAGTCAACATCCCCACGAACGCCAGCACGGGCACGAAGTACAACGTCGTCATCAAGGCGACGATGACATCGCCTGTCACCCAGACGGCATACCAGTACGTCACCTTCACGGTCGTCTCCGGACTCAGCGTATCTGGAACCATCAACGATATCATCAAGGGCAGCAACATCAACTTCACACCCACCGGAACCTCCGGAATGGGTACGGTCACATGGGCTGTCCAGTCCGGAAAGACCTTACCTGCAGGACTCAGCCTAACCAACGGAGTCGTTTCAGGAACTCCTACCGCACTCGGAGCTCAGACTGTTTATCTGACAGCTACCGCCCCTGGTGGAGAAACAAAGAACCTTGAGGTTTCCTTCACAGTCTATTCCAAGATCGTCGGAGGGGCCGCTCAGACCATCACATCCTACAACTCGAATGTCTCTTCCACCGCGATAACCAACGGCGAGGACATCGGAGTTACATGGGCAGTGACCTCTGGAACCCTTCCTGCAGGATTCACCCTGAACTCAAGCACCGGAGTAGTCTCCGGAAAGTCTGCAGCAGTCCAGTCAACGACAGTCACTATCACGGGAACATCAAGCCACGGACCTTCCCAGACAGCGACAAAGCAGATCACCATACAGTCCGAGCCCTCTCTGACATTGAGCTGCTCAGGATCCATCCTGACCTACAAGAACAATTCAGCGGAAAAATCCGTCAGCATGACCTCTTCAGATTCTTCACCGAAGACCTGGACCATCACCGATTTCAGCGGTGCTTCCATCTCCAACGGAACCCTGAAGGTCAAGAACTCCACAGCAGTCGGAATGAACCAGAAGATCACGGTCACCTGTCAGACCGCTTACGGCCAGACAAGGGTGTGCGATGTAACTGTCAGCGTCGAGGATACCCTCGCCATCACCGGAGACAGCGTTCTGAACATCATAGCAGGTGCGACAGGAGGCAACACCTCTGCATTCACTGTCACTGGTGGATCCGGCAACACTCTTGCGGCTTCGACCGAGGCCACTGGTCTTAACGTTTCCATCGTGAACGGACAGCTCCATGCACAGAAATCCGCGATCGGAACAGGTGCAGAAGTCACCGTCACAGTGACCTCCGCAGCAGGTCAGACGGCTTCCACCACAGTCACCGTCAATGCGTACAGTCAGCTGATCTTCACATCCGCACCTACAGGCGGAGCAATCATCTACGCCGTGTGA
- a CDS encoding TIGR02543 family repeat-containing cell surface protein, whose protein sequence is MMKNSMKLLMFATLAILMASAVYMINETSEESDAASVTLYAEQMWEGSTSLSYASGTVITIVNYEPDDSGQMWYTVHGVGTSSTTFTLTSTKTVKIDEIDDLGSCNASKTFTFSVQSSSHTYYLRYDANGGSGAPSTQSWTGSTSSHTFTISSSTPTKSGYTFKGWDTQYTASTVRYSPGSSITVSWVADDGVGQLYAVWEKNATQYTCYLYYNANGGSGAPSTQSYTGTSTSSHTFTVASGTPTRSGYDFLGWSTSNSASSASYTAGSSISVSYNGSKTLYAVWQEKVTTYNVTVYKGNWASFKWVGGSDSTSYTSSSHTYTVNAGSSFDIDWYGKSSESGSGTNYTYTTTYTANNYNMATSQYGTSLGDSVTINSSGSYYPAVQMSSITTYTYSYTIKYNANGGSGAPSDTTTTGSATTKSITLASGTPTRSGYQFLGWSTSSSATSASYSAGSSYTFNYGTTQLYAVWKQATITVTGTPDSYGVVGTAWSFKPTVSESGCTVTISGASWLSANGNNVSGTPTSPGTYNVTLTFSKTGFTSATKSFSITVLSALNFESSPTGGAIIYAV, encoded by the coding sequence ATGATGAAGAACAGCATGAAACTGCTCATGTTCGCGACACTGGCCATCCTCATGGCCTCTGCCGTCTACATGATAAATGAGACCTCGGAGGAATCCGATGCCGCATCCGTCACGCTCTATGCGGAGCAGATGTGGGAAGGCTCCACCTCCCTCTCATACGCATCTGGTACGGTGATCACCATCGTCAATTACGAGCCGGATGACAGCGGTCAGATGTGGTACACGGTGCATGGCGTCGGTACCAGCAGCACGACATTCACCCTGACAAGCACTAAGACCGTGAAGATCGATGAGATCGACGATCTTGGAAGCTGTAACGCTTCTAAGACCTTCACGTTCAGCGTCCAGTCGTCATCCCATACCTACTATCTTAGGTACGATGCGAACGGCGGTTCAGGCGCTCCGAGCACCCAGTCTTGGACCGGAAGCACGAGCTCTCATACTTTCACCATATCGTCCTCCACCCCTACCAAGAGCGGATACACGTTCAAGGGTTGGGATACCCAGTACACCGCATCGACCGTCCGTTACAGTCCCGGAAGCTCGATTACAGTCTCCTGGGTCGCTGATGACGGAGTCGGGCAGCTTTACGCTGTATGGGAGAAGAACGCCACTCAGTACACTTGTTACCTGTATTACAACGCCAACGGCGGATCGGGAGCACCTAGCACCCAGTCCTACACAGGGACCAGCACCAGCAGCCATACGTTCACAGTGGCATCAGGAACCCCCACGAGGTCCGGTTACGACTTCCTCGGATGGTCCACCAGCAATTCTGCCAGCTCTGCATCTTACACAGCAGGTAGCTCGATCTCCGTTTCATACAACGGTTCGAAGACCCTCTACGCTGTATGGCAGGAGAAGGTGACTACCTACAACGTCACAGTCTACAAGGGCAACTGGGCATCGTTCAAATGGGTCGGAGGATCCGATTCCACCTCTTATACCTCCAGCAGCCACACATACACTGTGAATGCCGGATCCAGTTTCGACATTGATTGGTACGGAAAATCGTCCGAGAGCGGAAGCGGTACCAACTACACATACACGACCACATACACAGCGAACAACTACAACATGGCGACATCCCAGTATGGAACCAGTTTGGGAGATTCGGTTACTATCAATTCAAGCGGATCATACTACCCTGCTGTCCAGATGTCGTCAATTACCACATACACATACAGCTACACCATCAAGTACAATGCGAATGGCGGTTCGGGAGCGCCTTCCGATACCACCACTACCGGTTCGGCAACGACCAAGTCTATCACTCTGGCGTCTGGAACCCCGACCAGATCGGGATACCAGTTCCTTGGATGGTCCACTTCGTCCTCTGCTACATCGGCCTCGTACAGTGCTGGAAGCTCCTACACATTCAACTACGGAACAACCCAGCTCTATGCGGTCTGGAAGCAGGCGACGATCACCGTGACGGGAACCCCCGATTCATACGGAGTCGTGGGAACGGCATGGTCCTTCAAGCCGACCGTATCCGAATCAGGATGCACTGTGACCATCAGCGGAGCTTCATGGCTCTCAGCCAACGGCAACAACGTATCCGGAACACCGACCAGCCCGGGCACGTACAACGTGACCCTGACCTTCTCGAAGACGGGCTTCACCTCAGCGACCAAATCGTTCTCGATCACGGTCCTGTCAGCCCTCAACTTCGAGTCATCGCCCACAGGAGGTGCGATTATCTATGCAGTTTGA
- a CDS encoding MarR family transcriptional regulator, whose translation MDRNQILGLLERKSALYVLLEVKGHPGASKSDITDKEKINRRTKFVRIQELVEAGLIVENRDPRQHAIVKLYLSPEGQEIADHILKIVESAKTLPELKEEPEE comes from the coding sequence ATGGATAGGAACCAGATCCTTGGCTTGCTCGAAAGGAAATCGGCATTGTATGTGCTCCTCGAAGTGAAGGGGCATCCGGGTGCGAGCAAGTCCGATATAACGGATAAGGAGAAGATCAACAGGAGAACGAAGTTCGTCAGGATCCAGGAGCTGGTGGAGGCCGGACTTATCGTTGAGAACAGGGACCCTCGCCAGCATGCCATCGTCAAACTGTATCTCAGTCCCGAGGGGCAGGAGATCGCAGACCATATTCTGAAGATAGTCGAGTCCGCGAAGACGCTGCCGGAACTCAAAGAGGAACCAGAGGAATGA
- a CDS encoding C-5 cytosine-specific DNA methylase encodes MRIAFEDLGGECIYSCEKDPVASKVYMDYFGDDPLGDITTIKCDEVLPEPYDILLAGFPCQAFSMAGNRLGFDDDRGKLFDYLADIIEETKPKAFLLENVKGLCSHKGGETMNYILDRLRKAHYFVPEPKVLNAYDFNVPQRRERVYIVGFRDDLGICSFDYPKPLDRDEHSTIDYILEKHVDNRYYLSQGYLDCLKNHKVEQKKKGRGYSYAILDTSGPGNTLMTGGMGRERNLVYQKLVGDRTPTTGIHTPINSEDIRRLTPREFSRMQGFPRDFDANVSDTSAYRLFGNSVAINVVYNVGLSMLDALKNAGAIEDYQTRDPESDRYDYR; translated from the coding sequence ATGCGTATCGCATTCGAGGACTTGGGGGGCGAATGCATCTATTCCTGTGAGAAAGACCCCGTCGCCTCTAAGGTCTATATGGATTATTTTGGAGATGATCCACTCGGTGATATTACCACCATAAAATGTGATGAGGTCCTGCCAGAGCCCTATGACATTCTTCTTGCCGGATTCCCATGTCAGGCCTTCTCCATGGCTGGAAACAGATTGGGATTTGATGACGATCGTGGCAAGCTGTTTGACTATCTTGCCGATATCATCGAGGAAACCAAGCCCAAGGCATTTCTGTTGGAGAATGTTAAAGGTCTCTGTTCCCATAAGGGCGGAGAGACCATGAATTATATTCTCGACCGTCTGAGGAAAGCCCACTACTTCGTACCCGAACCTAAGGTTCTCAACGCTTATGACTTCAATGTCCCTCAAAGGAGGGAGAGGGTCTACATAGTTGGTTTCCGTGATGATTTGGGGATATGTTCATTTGATTATCCCAAACCATTGGATAGGGACGAGCACAGTACTATAGATTACATTCTGGAAAAACATGTGGATAACAGGTACTATCTATCACAGGGTTATCTGGATTGCCTCAAGAATCATAAGGTCGAACAAAAGAAGAAGGGCAGAGGTTACAGTTATGCTATTCTAGACACCTCGGGACCTGGGAACACCCTTATGACAGGTGGCATGGGTCGTGAGAGGAATCTGGTTTATCAGAAACTCGTTGGTGATCGCACGCCCACGACAGGAATCCATACGCCCATTAATTCCGAGGACATCCGCAGATTGACTCCGAGGGAATTTTCCAGAATGCAGGGCTTCCCAAGGGATTTTGATGCGAACGTTTCCGATACCTCCGCCTATCGTCTTTTTGGTAATTCAGTAGCTATCAACGTCGTTTATAACGTCGGTCTCAGCATGCTTGATGCCTTAAAGAATGCTGGTGCCATCGAGGATTATCAAACCCGTGATCCAGAATCCGATCGGTATGATTATAGATAA
- a CDS encoding TIGR02543 family repeat-containing cell surface protein produces the protein MQFDNRVIAAVMALAFVVGAFSFFASDVDADPEITRDYGQFYSYTLQFVFDGSEAQTIDWDFGDGTAHSDEWNPRHTYAQIGTYFVTQTTTNTQGTTVEVYKVQIMGYPKLTFNSNGGSAVNEIQMDSYNATATQPANPTRNGYEFAGWYCESTFENPMDWTAGITRSMTLYAKWTPVEVPVVNHTVSFNSNGGSAVQSQTVEDGELATAPANPVKNGFTFKGWYLNGALFDFVTPITADITLTASWMENTAPVVNRTVVFNVDGGSVSVPNMTIEDGTSITLPAYNGVKTDYSFAGWSFNSTTYQPGQSFSVTSDVTFKAVWRSTAPVVSEITVTFNVDGGSKAVAAVNIQSGSTFTFPAYDGVKENCTFGGWACGLQVYQPGQSVQLTGDVTVKAIWNAAGDENEDQKGAIEGIFDDAKEFVEKNPVTVGLGVIIVLLIVLFVARSRRMY, from the coding sequence ATGCAGTTTGATAACAGAGTAATAGCAGCAGTCATGGCTCTCGCCTTCGTCGTGGGAGCCTTCTCCTTCTTCGCGTCAGACGTTGACGCGGATCCGGAGATAACGAGGGATTACGGGCAGTTCTACTCGTACACCCTCCAGTTCGTATTCGACGGCTCCGAGGCCCAGACAATCGATTGGGATTTCGGGGACGGAACAGCACACAGTGACGAATGGAATCCGAGGCATACCTACGCCCAGATCGGAACATACTTCGTCACTCAGACCACTACCAACACCCAGGGAACGACCGTTGAGGTCTACAAGGTCCAGATCATGGGATATCCCAAGCTGACCTTCAACAGCAACGGCGGTTCAGCGGTCAATGAGATCCAGATGGATTCCTACAATGCCACCGCAACCCAGCCTGCCAACCCTACCAGGAATGGATACGAGTTCGCAGGTTGGTACTGCGAGTCCACATTCGAGAACCCGATGGATTGGACCGCTGGAATCACCAGGTCCATGACCCTCTATGCCAAGTGGACTCCCGTTGAGGTTCCTGTCGTGAACCACACCGTTTCCTTCAACAGCAACGGCGGTTCAGCCGTACAGAGCCAGACAGTCGAAGATGGAGAGTTGGCAACAGCTCCTGCCAACCCTGTCAAGAACGGATTCACCTTCAAGGGATGGTACCTCAACGGAGCTCTCTTCGACTTCGTCACACCTATCACTGCGGACATAACCCTGACCGCATCATGGATGGAGAACACCGCACCTGTTGTCAACAGGACAGTTGTGTTCAACGTCGACGGAGGATCCGTCAGCGTCCCCAACATGACCATCGAGGACGGAACATCGATCACCCTTCCAGCTTACAATGGGGTCAAGACCGACTATTCATTCGCAGGATGGTCCTTCAACAGCACCACATACCAGCCCGGACAGTCCTTCAGCGTCACATCCGATGTGACATTCAAGGCCGTCTGGAGGAGCACCGCACCCGTTGTCAGCGAGATAACCGTCACATTCAATGTCGACGGCGGATCCAAGGCGGTGGCTGCGGTCAACATCCAGTCCGGAAGCACGTTCACATTCCCCGCTTACGATGGTGTGAAGGAGAACTGCACCTTCGGAGGATGGGCATGCGGTCTGCAGGTCTACCAGCCCGGTCAGTCCGTTCAGCTCACAGGCGATGTGACCGTCAAGGCCATCTGGAATGCTGCGGGCGATGAGAACGAGGATCAGAAAGGCGCGATCGAGGGAATCTTCGACGATGCCAAGGAGTTCGTAGAGAAGAACCCCGTGACCGTAGGTCTCGGTGTCATAATCGTTCTCCTGATCGTACTCTTCGTTGCAAGAAGCAGGAGGATGTACTGA
- a CDS encoding DNA mismatch endonuclease Vsr encodes MNKKTPEAINEVTSRVMKSNKGRDTGPEKTIRAILREIGYPGYRMNWKKAPGKPDIAYPGRKIAIFVNGCFWHRCPTCNLPLPKTHTDFWQKKFQDNVERDRRNLEELSSMGWMVFTVWECELKDLESLKLRLQEFMDQ; translated from the coding sequence ATGAACAAAAAGACACCGGAGGCCATTAATGAAGTCACATCCAGAGTGATGAAGTCCAATAAAGGACGGGATACTGGACCAGAAAAGACAATAAGGGCAATACTGCGCGAGATCGGTTATCCGGGTTACAGAATGAATTGGAAAAAGGCACCAGGAAAACCAGATATAGCTTATCCCGGAAGAAAAATAGCAATTTTCGTTAATGGATGCTTCTGGCATCGCTGTCCCACTTGCAATCTCCCTCTTCCTAAAACACACACAGATTTCTGGCAAAAAAAATTCCAAGACAATGTTGAACGTGACAGAAGGAACCTCGAGGAATTGTCATCCATGGGGTGGATGGTATTTACAGTGTGGGAATGCGAACTGAAAGACCTCGAATCTTTGAAGTTAAGGCTTCAGGAATTTATGGATCAATGA
- a CDS encoding molecular chaperone Hsp90 family encodes MAKKQFKAESKQLLDLMINSIYTHREIFLREIISNASDAIDKLHYKSITESDVPVSRDDFRIDVTIDKDAGTVTVSDNGIGMTKDDMDANLGVIAHSGSLDFKKSIEEGKDLDIIGQFGVGFYSSFLVSDKVTVVSKAYGQDQAWKWTSEGADGYTIKECERDSYGTDVIMHIRPDDENERYSDYLDPYTLEDLIKKYSDYVRWPIHMQLEKGAMEETGEKNEDGTPKKEWKTHIEDTIVNSMVPIWQRDKSSVTDEDCKEFYKEKFHDYEDPISVIRVNAEGAVSYKAMLFIPKVAPYNFYSREFEPGLQLYSSGVMIMDKCKDLLPDCFRFVRGIVDSPDLSLNISREMLQHDRQLSMIRSNLEKKIKNDLERILKEDRETYESFHKNFGPQLKYGIVEDWGAKADVLKDLIMFHSMEKDGPVTLSEYVSSMKEGQDKIYYASAETTARAKQLPQAEQVRDKGYDILCLTEELDEFTLKTLRNYNEKEFCDINSKDLDLGTDEEKKEAEAKEEESKDLLDFVKESLGGKVDSVKLSRKLKTHAVCMSTEGDVSFEMEKYFASLPGGTEMDKPKAKRVLEINPNHPAFLALEKAFSEDKDKAKKMCQIMLDQALLMAGMPIDDMLEYSENIFGLF; translated from the coding sequence ATGGCAAAGAAACAATTCAAGGCAGAATCGAAGCAGCTTCTCGACCTGATGATCAACTCCATCTACACCCACAGGGAGATCTTCCTGAGGGAGATCATCTCCAACGCATCCGATGCGATCGACAAGCTGCACTACAAATCCATAACGGAATCCGACGTCCCTGTCTCAAGGGACGATTTCCGCATCGACGTCACGATAGACAAGGACGCTGGCACTGTCACCGTCTCCGACAACGGTATCGGTATGACCAAGGACGACATGGACGCCAACCTGGGTGTCATCGCCCACAGCGGATCCCTCGACTTCAAGAAGAGCATCGAAGAAGGGAAGGACCTGGACATCATCGGACAGTTCGGTGTCGGATTCTACTCCTCCTTCCTGGTATCCGACAAGGTCACCGTGGTCTCCAAAGCATACGGGCAGGACCAGGCCTGGAAATGGACCAGCGAGGGTGCCGACGGGTACACCATCAAGGAATGCGAGAGGGACTCCTACGGAACTGATGTAATCATGCACATCCGCCCCGACGACGAGAACGAACGCTACAGCGACTATCTCGACCCGTACACCCTCGAGGACCTCATCAAGAAGTATTCGGACTACGTCCGCTGGCCGATCCACATGCAGCTCGAGAAGGGCGCCATGGAGGAGACCGGCGAGAAGAACGAGGACGGCACGCCCAAAAAGGAGTGGAAGACCCACATCGAGGACACCATCGTCAACAGCATGGTGCCCATCTGGCAGAGGGACAAGTCATCCGTCACCGACGAGGACTGCAAGGAGTTCTACAAGGAGAAGTTCCACGACTACGAGGACCCGATATCCGTCATCAGGGTCAACGCCGAGGGAGCGGTGAGCTACAAGGCCATGCTGTTCATCCCCAAGGTGGCACCGTACAACTTCTACAGCAGGGAGTTCGAACCGGGACTCCAGCTGTACTCCTCGGGCGTCATGATCATGGACAAGTGCAAGGACCTGCTGCCGGACTGCTTCAGGTTCGTCAGGGGTATCGTGGATTCCCCGGACCTGTCGCTGAACATCTCCAGGGAGATGCTCCAGCACGACCGCCAGCTCTCCATGATCCGCAGCAACCTCGAGAAGAAGATCAAGAACGACCTGGAGAGGATCCTGAAGGAGGACAGGGAGACGTACGAGAGCTTCCACAAGAACTTCGGGCCCCAGCTGAAGTACGGTATCGTCGAGGACTGGGGCGCGAAGGCGGATGTACTGAAGGACCTGATCATGTTCCACTCGATGGAGAAGGACGGCCCCGTCACGCTTTCCGAGTACGTCTCGTCCATGAAGGAAGGCCAGGACAAAATCTACTACGCGTCGGCGGAGACCACCGCCAGGGCGAAGCAGCTGCCCCAGGCGGAGCAGGTCCGCGACAAGGGCTACGACATCCTGTGCCTGACCGAGGAACTGGACGAGTTCACCCTGAAGACCCTCAGGAACTACAACGAGAAGGAGTTCTGCGACATCAACAGCAAGGACCTGGACCTGGGTACCGACGAGGAGAAGAAGGAGGCGGAGGCCAAGGAGGAGGAATCCAAGGATCTGCTGGACTTCGTCAAGGAATCGCTTGGCGGAAAGGTGGATTCCGTGAAGCTCTCCAGGAAGCTGAAGACCCACGCCGTGTGCATGAGCACCGAGGGCGATGTCTCCTTCGAGATGGAGAAGTACTTCGCCAGTCTGCCCGGCGGGACCGAGATGGACAAGCCCAAGGCCAAACGCGTGCTGGAGATCAATCCCAACCATCCCGCGTTCCTCGCCCTGGAGAAGGCGTTCTCCGAGGACAAGGACAAGGCGAAGAAGATGTGCCAGATCATGCTCGATCAGGCACTTCTGATGGCCGGCATGCCCATCGATGACATGCTGGAATACTCCGAGAACATCTTCGGACTGTTCTGA
- a CDS encoding cell surface protein — MDGIIRASAIAMALLMVMSASVILLTDGSDAYTSSYNLEYEAGQEVDQNLTDITGKGLMLEYSGSLPDGLRIDIVTVSSNWLYSEYNTYLRGTLIAQTGSYTFKLTDDSNFYEFRVSVFAGECTVTYDAGIGLVNGQQTWSETITKGTFASLPKATHSSGAYTFMGWSESATAAEGVASYNAIKDVILHAVWKRNTVQVSDATATITNGQSAVLPITTNPGDSQLSISSAGGLPEENIKIEGYDLLLDMTGVEPGTYFIQLNASYTGYITGESIITVRVPITIVKPIEYVLTQGDSFSYTPVTNPTNANITLVSVMKDSNIVSEHGIEVQNRSIVGSFDAVGTYAIIYTASLEGYVDVTSTVFVKVNERPATAPAPVMGTITATPRANEPRVYDFVISGYANASNIIWSYEGQAFATSSPTALFEFPASGSYTVKCTLAGFDGSFVSEEFSVICLDNYHREAAWSGVQYSCIIESDDEVSIENGAPFSVVTEEVNGHIYRMISGTPSDAYVGESYHVFIGDDSWTIQIYPGQTSAPVADFDLVLSDDGYTVVAVFKGQNASFYTYDFDGDGIPEPGNAYTYGSEGRYTVVCKAVNNVSETSKSDMVSINVIPHEDVSVIDLTDFQMVVGERLDIVLSLKQGDDVSISGTAADFVTLSNGILRAEPTQKGEYELTVSVAHAGQSTVSKTVKVTVRGTEVQDLEEEKHDYMVVMAVFFMIAVIAIAAFILRDIRQPDFGQRSSLITRILRRRQYR, encoded by the coding sequence ATGGACGGAATCATACGTGCATCAGCGATAGCTATGGCTCTCCTCATGGTGATGTCCGCATCGGTCATCCTTCTCACGGATGGTTCCGACGCCTACACCAGCAGCTACAACCTCGAGTACGAGGCAGGACAGGAGGTGGATCAGAACCTCACCGACATTACAGGGAAGGGGCTCATGCTCGAATACAGCGGATCCCTCCCGGACGGGCTGAGGATCGACATAGTCACCGTGAGCAGCAACTGGCTGTACTCTGAGTACAACACCTACCTCAGGGGGACCCTCATCGCACAGACCGGCTCGTACACCTTCAAGCTGACGGACGACTCCAACTTCTACGAGTTCAGGGTCTCGGTCTTCGCAGGGGAGTGCACGGTCACATACGACGCGGGCATCGGTCTGGTCAACGGACAGCAGACATGGTCGGAGACGATCACCAAGGGCACATTCGCATCATTGCCGAAGGCCACCCATTCCAGCGGGGCATACACCTTCATGGGATGGAGCGAGTCGGCGACCGCCGCGGAGGGTGTCGCTTCATACAACGCGATCAAGGACGTAATCCTGCATGCGGTATGGAAGAGGAACACCGTTCAGGTCAGTGATGCGACCGCCACGATAACCAACGGCCAGTCCGCGGTCCTCCCGATCACGACCAACCCTGGGGATTCCCAATTGTCGATCAGCTCGGCCGGAGGCCTTCCTGAAGAGAATATCAAGATTGAAGGTTACGACCTTCTGCTGGACATGACAGGTGTGGAGCCGGGAACGTACTTCATCCAGCTGAACGCATCGTACACTGGGTACATCACAGGTGAGTCGATAATCACCGTCAGGGTGCCGATCACCATCGTGAAACCGATAGAATATGTGCTCACGCAGGGCGATTCGTTCTCCTACACCCCTGTCACCAACCCGACCAATGCGAACATAACACTGGTCTCGGTGATGAAGGACTCCAACATCGTGTCCGAACACGGAATCGAGGTGCAGAACAGATCAATAGTCGGCTCCTTCGATGCTGTCGGCACATACGCCATAATCTACACGGCGAGTCTGGAAGGCTACGTCGATGTCACCAGCACCGTGTTCGTGAAGGTCAACGAGAGGCCTGCGACAGCTCCCGCACCAGTCATGGGAACCATCACGGCAACCCCCAGGGCCAATGAGCCCAGGGTGTACGACTTCGTGATCAGCGGCTATGCGAACGCGTCGAACATCATCTGGTCATACGAGGGCCAGGCATTCGCCACATCCTCGCCGACAGCACTGTTCGAGTTCCCCGCATCAGGCAGCTACACCGTCAAATGCACCCTGGCCGGATTCGATGGATCATTTGTATCGGAGGAGTTCAGCGTAATATGTCTGGACAACTACCACCGCGAAGCGGCATGGTCGGGAGTACAGTACAGCTGCATCATCGAGTCTGATGACGAGGTCTCCATCGAGAACGGAGCGCCGTTCAGTGTTGTAACCGAGGAGGTAAACGGGCACATCTACAGGATGATCTCCGGAACCCCCTCCGATGCCTACGTCGGGGAATCCTATCATGTATTCATCGGGGATGACTCCTGGACCATCCAGATCTACCCGGGTCAGACCTCCGCACCCGTTGCGGACTTCGATCTGGTCCTCAGCGACGACGGGTACACTGTCGTGGCTGTCTTCAAAGGACAGAACGCATCGTTCTACACCTATGACTTCGATGGCGACGGCATACCCGAACCCGGGAACGCCTACACCTACGGATCCGAAGGAAGGTACACTGTCGTCTGCAAAGCGGTGAACAACGTCTCCGAGACCTCGAAATCGGATATGGTGTCGATCAACGTCATCCCTCACGAGGATGTCAGCGTCATCGACCTCACAGATTTCCAGATGGTCGTCGGGGAGAGGTTGGACATCGTGCTGTCCCTGAAGCAGGGCGACGATGTATCGATCTCGGGCACAGCAGCGGATTTCGTGACCCTTTCCAACGGAATCTTGAGGGCTGAACCCACCCAGAAGGGAGAGTATGAACTCACGGTATCCGTAGCCCATGCCGGACAGTCCACCGTCTCCAAGACGGTGAAGGTCACAGTCAGAGGAACCGAGGTGCAGGACCTCGAGGAGGAGAAGCACGATTACATGGTCGTCATGGCCGTGTTCTTCATGATCGCGGTCATCGCGATAGCGGCATTCATCCTCAGGGACATCAGGCAGCCCGATTTCGGCCAGAGGTCGTCATTGATCACCAGAATCCTCCGCAGGAGGCAGTACAGATGA